A window of Blastomonas sp. SL216 contains these coding sequences:
- a CDS encoding aspartate aminotransferase family protein, translated as MTITPLMPVYPRCAVRPVRGEGCYLIGERGERYLDFASGIAVNLLGHGHPHLTQAIQKQAETLVHVSNLYGSPQGEHLAQRLVDSTFADTVFFTNSGAEACECAIKTARAYHQSEGGDPNRTVLITFKNAFHGRTMATISASNQEKMHKGFAPLLPGFRYVDFDDLEGAKAAIGPDVAGFLVEPVQGEGGVRPASPEFMKGLRALCDEHDLMLVLDEVQCGVARTGTLYAYEQYGIEPDIMATAKGIGGGFPMGACLATEKAARGMVIGTHGSTYGGGPLAMAAGEAVLDVVNTPEFLAHVRNMGERLRGALEQLIPNHDEIFDSVRGMGLMLGLKLKDRAENRAFVAHLRDHHGLLTVAAGENVVRILPPLVIEQAHVDEFIERLSAGARDFALPEAA; from the coding sequence ATGACGATCACGCCGCTGATGCCCGTTTACCCCCGGTGCGCCGTGCGCCCGGTGCGCGGCGAAGGCTGTTACCTGATCGGAGAACGTGGCGAGCGATATCTGGACTTTGCCAGCGGCATCGCCGTCAACCTGCTCGGCCATGGCCATCCGCACCTCACGCAAGCCATTCAGAAACAGGCCGAGACGCTGGTGCATGTGTCGAACCTCTATGGCAGCCCGCAGGGTGAACATCTGGCGCAGCGGCTGGTCGATTCGACCTTTGCCGACACCGTGTTCTTCACCAATTCGGGCGCCGAAGCGTGCGAATGCGCGATAAAGACTGCGCGCGCCTATCACCAGTCCGAAGGCGGCGATCCTAACCGGACGGTGCTGATCACCTTCAAGAACGCGTTCCACGGCCGCACGATGGCCACGATCAGCGCGTCGAACCAGGAAAAGATGCACAAGGGCTTTGCCCCGCTGCTGCCCGGCTTCCGCTATGTCGATTTCGACGATCTGGAAGGCGCCAAGGCAGCGATCGGCCCCGATGTCGCAGGCTTCCTGGTCGAGCCGGTGCAGGGCGAGGGCGGCGTCCGCCCGGCCAGCCCCGAATTCATGAAGGGGCTTCGGGCGCTTTGCGACGAGCATGACCTGATGCTGGTGCTCGACGAGGTGCAGTGCGGCGTCGCGCGCACAGGAACGCTCTATGCCTATGAGCAATACGGCATCGAGCCCGACATCATGGCGACCGCCAAGGGCATTGGCGGCGGCTTCCCGATGGGCGCGTGCCTCGCCACCGAAAAGGCGGCGCGCGGCATGGTGATCGGCACGCACGGCTCCACTTATGGCGGCGGTCCGCTGGCCATGGCGGCGGGCGAGGCGGTGCTTGACGTCGTCAACACGCCAGAGTTCCTGGCGCATGTCCGCAACATGGGCGAGCGGCTGCGCGGTGCGCTCGAGCAGCTCATTCCCAATCACGACGAAATCTTCGATTCGGTGCGTGGCATGGGGCTGATGCTGGGCCTGAAGCTCAAGGACCGGGCGGAGAACCGCGCGTTCGTGGCGCATTTGCGCGATCATCACGGTCTGCTGACCGTGGCGGCGGGCGAGAATGTGGTCCGCATCCTGCCGCCGCTGGTGATCGAGCAGGCGCATGTCGACGAGTTCATCGAGCGCCTGTCCGCCGGCGCGCGGGACTTTGCGTTGCCTGAGGCGGCGTGA
- a CDS encoding glycosyltransferase family 1 protein, with translation MTIWLHFTGSYFWSRPPAGIIRVERELFAALVGKTDEPMRYCVFVGGEFYEVDPAGALSWTGQQAETGKATVLARLRGAVWAGGKAVFYHFLCEGGRAEPVLRQILAWRNRFRRSQEPRISSPVADIRPGDRFLTVSNDGYLDYPVMFHKIVEERQATIIGFFHDVLPVDFPEFFVRGTKARMVDYFRALTSASSLLLCNSVCTRNDALKFIENQGLTAPPLAVVPLGCNLPASGDLTCQEAARLPRSTYILFVSTIERRKNHRMLYEVYAEMAGHADFERLPTICMVGMPGWRVNDLLDDIELNDRIAHKFLLLDNVSDAMLARLYHDALFCVYPSYYEGWGLPVSEALAFGKAVIASDAGALPEASAGCALHISPYDTRAWREAICRMAFDHQWRQQWERRVKSDFKPHDWDQAADIVLEAMDLKPTPAPGTAPPMPVLVEQELPNLA, from the coding sequence ATGACGATCTGGTTGCATTTTACAGGGTCCTATTTCTGGTCGCGGCCCCCGGCAGGTATTATCCGGGTCGAGCGCGAACTCTTTGCAGCCCTCGTGGGGAAGACCGACGAGCCGATGCGCTATTGCGTGTTCGTGGGCGGCGAATTTTATGAGGTCGATCCTGCCGGAGCGCTGAGCTGGACAGGGCAGCAGGCCGAGACGGGCAAGGCCACCGTCCTTGCCCGGTTGCGCGGTGCGGTCTGGGCGGGCGGCAAGGCGGTATTCTATCATTTTCTGTGCGAAGGCGGTCGCGCCGAACCCGTGTTGCGACAGATCCTCGCATGGCGGAACAGATTCCGTCGCAGTCAGGAGCCCCGCATATCCTCGCCGGTGGCGGACATCAGGCCGGGCGACAGGTTCTTGACCGTCAGCAATGATGGCTATCTGGATTACCCCGTGATGTTCCACAAAATCGTCGAGGAACGACAGGCAACGATCATCGGGTTCTTTCATGACGTGTTGCCCGTCGATTTTCCGGAGTTTTTCGTTCGCGGGACGAAAGCCAGGATGGTGGACTATTTCAGGGCGCTGACCAGCGCGTCTTCGCTCCTGCTCTGCAACTCCGTCTGCACCCGCAATGACGCGCTGAAATTCATCGAGAACCAGGGCCTGACAGCGCCGCCTCTGGCAGTGGTGCCGCTGGGCTGCAACCTGCCGGCATCCGGAGATCTGACCTGTCAGGAAGCCGCACGCCTGCCCAGGAGCACCTATATCCTGTTCGTGTCGACGATCGAGCGACGCAAGAATCACAGGATGTTGTACGAGGTCTATGCCGAGATGGCGGGCCATGCCGATTTCGAGCGGCTGCCGACGATATGCATGGTCGGCATGCCGGGATGGCGGGTCAACGATCTCCTCGACGATATCGAGCTGAACGACCGGATCGCGCACAAATTCCTGTTACTCGACAACGTATCCGATGCCATGCTGGCAAGGCTCTACCATGATGCGCTGTTTTGCGTTTACCCCTCCTATTACGAAGGCTGGGGCCTGCCGGTGTCCGAGGCGCTCGCATTTGGCAAGGCGGTCATCGCTTCGGATGCCGGGGCACTGCCGGAAGCCAGCGCCGGTTGCGCCCTGCATATCAGCCCCTATGACACACGGGCCTGGCGCGAAGCCATTTGCCGCATGGCCTTCGACCATCAATGGCGCCAGCAATGGGAACGGCGCGTCAAAAGCGACTTCAAGCCCCACGATTGGGATCAGGCAGCGGACATCGTGCTCGAAGCGATGGACTTGAAGCCGACTCCTGCCCCTGGCACAGCACCGCCAATGCCGGTTCTGGTGGAGCAGGAGCTGCCCAATCTGGCGTGA
- a CDS encoding TonB-dependent receptor → MNSSSRRLVSSIALAAAAFGCALASPAAAQSAGEQGEEGERGVGVIVVTAQKREQDQRDVPLSISTLSNDALAAVQAGGGDIRGLAGRVPNLNIESSFGRSFPRFYIRGLGNTDFDLNASQPVSLVYDDVVLENPILKGFPIFDLDRIEVLRGPQGTLFGRNTPAGIVKFDTVKPGADGGYAKASWARFNTIQLEGAVGANLGNGFSFRASGLYQHRDHWVDNVDNGRGDDLGGYDDFAGRLQLQYEDGPLTARLTGQVRVLDGSAILFRANVFQRGSNELIGLGGPATEFRRDQIRSDGINFQELNTYNVGLTVDYDFGPATLTSVTSYWNGNLKSRGDIDGGFGNAFAPSQGPGFIPFSAQTRDDVPSLDQYTQEVRLASNGTTGLGYQIGGFFFNERLNITTLDYGAPADTVAAAVAVQRQVTNAFGLFGTLSYTFDNGLILQAGARYNDDDRDFAAARPIDTRPGFLGFGGPVPTLRTEAKANLLTWDLSAVYPVSDAVNIFARAARGYRAPSIQGRLAFGRALSVADAERTMSYETGIKTVLFDGAARFNLTGYYFNTEDLQLTAVGGGGNVTALLNADDVEGYGFEAELAARPTDGLDLSIGIGFNENEIKSPGLGVAGCGAPCTVLNTPVAGRPGIFSIDGNRLPQSPKWSVNWTAGYAHPVGNGELYVFTDWYYRSRIQFFLYNSVEFSDDSLIEGGLRFGYRTADGKFDVAAFARNITNNVSATGGIDFNNLTAYVNEPRVFGIEVGTRF, encoded by the coding sequence ATGAACTCATCTTCGCGCCGCCTGGTATCTTCCATCGCGCTTGCCGCCGCCGCTTTCGGTTGCGCGCTGGCTTCCCCCGCTGCGGCGCAGAGCGCGGGCGAGCAGGGTGAAGAGGGCGAACGCGGCGTCGGCGTCATCGTGGTCACCGCGCAGAAGCGCGAGCAGGACCAGCGCGATGTTCCGCTGTCGATCTCGACGCTGAGCAATGATGCGCTGGCAGCGGTTCAGGCAGGCGGCGGCGACATTCGCGGCCTCGCCGGACGCGTGCCCAACCTCAACATCGAAAGCTCGTTCGGCCGCAGCTTCCCGCGATTCTACATCCGCGGCCTCGGCAATACCGATTTCGACCTCAACGCCTCGCAGCCGGTCAGCCTGGTCTATGACGATGTCGTGCTGGAAAACCCGATCCTGAAGGGCTTCCCGATCTTCGATCTCGACCGGATCGAGGTTCTGCGCGGGCCGCAAGGCACGCTGTTCGGCCGCAACACGCCGGCGGGCATCGTCAAGTTCGATACCGTCAAGCCCGGCGCCGATGGCGGCTATGCCAAGGCCAGCTGGGCGCGGTTCAACACCATCCAGCTCGAAGGCGCGGTCGGCGCGAATCTGGGCAACGGCTTCTCGTTCCGCGCATCGGGCCTGTACCAGCACCGCGACCATTGGGTGGACAATGTCGACAATGGCCGGGGCGACGATCTGGGCGGCTATGACGATTTTGCCGGCCGCCTGCAGCTTCAATATGAGGACGGCCCGCTCACCGCGCGGCTGACCGGCCAGGTGCGCGTGCTCGACGGATCGGCGATCCTGTTCCGCGCCAACGTCTTCCAGCGCGGCAGCAACGAGCTGATCGGGCTGGGCGGCCCCGCTACCGAGTTCCGCCGCGACCAGATCCGTTCGGACGGGATCAATTTCCAGGAGCTCAACACCTATAATGTCGGCCTGACCGTCGACTATGATTTCGGCCCGGCGACGCTGACCTCGGTCACCTCCTACTGGAATGGCAATCTCAAGAGCCGCGGCGATATCGATGGCGGCTTCGGCAATGCCTTTGCACCCAGCCAGGGCCCGGGCTTCATACCCTTCTCGGCGCAGACCCGCGACGACGTGCCGAGCCTCGACCAGTATACCCAGGAAGTGCGCCTGGCCTCGAACGGCACGACCGGCCTTGGCTATCAGATCGGCGGGTTCTTCTTCAACGAGCGGCTGAACATCACCACGCTCGATTACGGTGCTCCTGCCGATACCGTTGCAGCGGCGGTCGCGGTGCAGCGCCAGGTGACCAACGCCTTCGGTCTGTTCGGGACGCTCAGCTACACCTTCGACAACGGCCTGATCCTGCAGGCGGGCGCGCGCTACAATGACGATGATCGCGACTTCGCCGCCGCGCGGCCGATCGACACGCGCCCCGGCTTTCTCGGCTTTGGCGGCCCGGTGCCCACGCTGCGAACCGAAGCCAAGGCGAATCTGCTGACCTGGGACCTGAGCGCGGTCTATCCGGTGAGCGATGCGGTCAACATCTTTGCCCGCGCCGCACGCGGCTATCGTGCCCCCTCGATCCAGGGCCGCCTGGCCTTTGGCCGCGCGCTGTCGGTCGCCGATGCCGAACGCACCATGTCCTATGAAACCGGCATCAAGACCGTGCTGTTCGATGGCGCGGCGCGGTTCAACCTGACCGGCTATTATTTCAACACCGAGGACCTGCAGCTGACCGCGGTCGGCGGCGGCGGCAATGTCACCGCGCTGCTCAATGCCGATGACGTCGAAGGCTATGGCTTCGAGGCCGAGCTGGCAGCGCGTCCCACCGATGGCCTCGATCTCAGCATCGGCATCGGCTTCAACGAGAACGAGATCAAGTCGCCTGGCCTGGGCGTGGCCGGATGCGGCGCGCCGTGCACCGTGCTCAACACACCTGTCGCAGGTCGCCCCGGCATCTTCTCGATCGATGGCAACCGCCTGCCGCAATCGCCCAAATGGTCGGTCAACTGGACCGCCGGTTACGCGCACCCCGTCGGAAATGGCGAGCTGTACGTGTTCACCGACTGGTATTATCGCTCGCGCATCCAGTTCTTCCTCTACAATTCGGTCGAGTTCAGCGATGACAGCCTGATCGAGGGTGGCCTGCGCTTCGGTTACCGCACCGCCGACGGCAAGTTCGATGTCGCAGCCTTTGCGCGCAACATCACCAACAATGTCTCGGCCACCGGCGGCATCGATTTCAACAACCTGACCGCCTATGTGAACGAACCGCGCGTCTTCGGCATCGAGGTCGGCACGCGCTTCTGA
- a CDS encoding MFS transporter, translated as MVANTVPTTEAERDARAINDDGHSVGPGEIAIGVVIGRTSEFFDFFVYAIASVLVFPKLVFPYLDPVEGTLWSFAIFALAFVARPAGTLIFTAVDRAYGRGAKLTIALFLLGGSTAAIAFLPGHATIGIGSALLLALFRMGQGVALGGSWDGLASLLALNAPKDKRGWYAMIPQLGAPFGLIVASLLFAFLIGALPAQDFLEWGWRYPFFVAFAINVVALFARLRIVVTPEYTELFESQTLQPEPVLSTVRSEWKIIVLGAFAPLASFAMFHMVTVYPLSWVFLFTDESPVRFLLIEAFAAALGVLAILASGKLADAYGRRNLLGATAVAIAAFSGFAPQLLDAGGAGEAAFMFGGFILLGLAFGQSSGALSSFFPLKHRYTGSALTSDLAWLFGAGFAPMVALWLSANYGLLAAGAYLLSGALATLIALWFNRELGQQQ; from the coding sequence ATGGTGGCCAACACCGTCCCCACGACCGAGGCCGAACGCGACGCGCGTGCGATCAATGACGATGGCCATTCGGTGGGGCCGGGCGAGATCGCGATCGGCGTGGTCATCGGCCGCACATCCGAGTTTTTCGACTTTTTCGTCTATGCCATCGCCTCGGTGCTGGTCTTTCCCAAGCTGGTCTTCCCCTATCTCGACCCGGTCGAAGGGACGCTCTGGTCGTTCGCCATCTTTGCGCTCGCCTTTGTCGCACGCCCGGCGGGGACATTGATCTTCACCGCGGTCGACCGCGCCTATGGCCGCGGGGCCAAGCTCACCATCGCCTTGTTCCTGCTCGGCGGATCGACCGCAGCAATTGCCTTCCTTCCCGGCCATGCGACGATCGGGATCGGCTCGGCGCTGCTGCTCGCGCTGTTCCGCATGGGCCAGGGCGTGGCTCTAGGCGGGTCCTGGGATGGCCTGGCCTCGCTGCTCGCGCTGAACGCACCCAAGGACAAGCGCGGCTGGTATGCGATGATCCCGCAGCTCGGCGCGCCGTTCGGCCTGATCGTCGCCAGCCTGCTGTTTGCGTTTCTCATCGGGGCGCTGCCGGCGCAGGACTTCCTCGAATGGGGCTGGCGCTATCCGTTCTTCGTCGCCTTTGCGATCAATGTCGTTGCGCTGTTCGCGCGGCTGCGCATCGTGGTGACGCCCGAATATACCGAGCTTTTCGAAAGCCAGACGCTCCAGCCCGAACCGGTGCTGTCGACGGTGCGCAGCGAGTGGAAGATCATCGTGCTGGGTGCCTTCGCCCCGCTGGCAAGCTTTGCCATGTTCCACATGGTCACGGTCTATCCGCTGAGCTGGGTGTTCCTGTTCACCGATGAATCGCCGGTGCGCTTCCTGCTGATCGAGGCCTTTGCAGCCGCGCTGGGCGTGCTTGCCATCCTCGCCTCGGGCAAGCTGGCCGACGCCTATGGCCGCCGCAACCTGCTGGGCGCCACCGCTGTCGCCATCGCCGCGTTCAGCGGCTTCGCCCCGCAGCTGCTCGATGCGGGCGGCGCGGGCGAGGCGGCATTCATGTTCGGCGGGTTCATCCTGCTCGGTCTCGCCTTCGGCCAGTCCTCGGGCGCCTTGTCCTCGTTCTTCCCGTTGAAGCACCGCTATACCGGCTCGGCGCTGACATCGGATCTCGCCTGGCTGTTTGGCGCGGGCTTCGCGCCGATGGTCGCGCTCTGGCTCTCGGCCAATTACGGGCTGCTGGCCGCGGGCGCCTATCTGCTCTCCGGCGCGCTGGCGACTCTGATCGCCTTGTGGTTCAACCGCGAACTCGGCCAGCAGCAATAG
- the cyoA gene encoding ubiquinol oxidase subunit II — protein MTSLSVTHLRPSRWIAAACLLPLLGGCNMVVLDPAGDVAQQQGDLVVISTLLMLIIIVPVMALTGWFAWKYRAANEAATYKPDWDHSTQLELAIWAIPLLIIICLGAVTWVGTHLLDPYRPLARTAPGQAVTAKDKPLEVQVVALHWKWLFIYPEQGVATVNELAVPEGRPLKFRISSSSVMNSFYVPAMAGQIYAMPGMETKLHAVFNKTGNFEGFSANYSGAGFSNMRFGVRSMTAQGFEQWAAKARKAGQTLDRAAYLKLERPSEKEPVRRYASVEADLFDRIVNLCAEPGKMCMHDMMAIDARGGMGLAGLHNVRQLSYDKFAARGTGETASDRYIAENCTNPELLGASLARIEDRVIDLATLTGAGLPRPGGPRFRTRTATPKPAELTQVSNMDPAS, from the coding sequence ATGACCAGTCTGTCCGTGACACACCTGCGCCCCAGCCGCTGGATCGCCGCCGCCTGCCTGTTGCCGCTGCTGGGCGGATGCAACATGGTCGTGCTCGACCCGGCGGGCGATGTCGCGCAGCAGCAGGGCGATCTGGTCGTCATCTCGACGCTGCTGATGCTGATCATCATCGTGCCGGTGATGGCGCTGACCGGCTGGTTTGCCTGGAAATATCGCGCGGCCAATGAGGCTGCGACCTACAAGCCCGATTGGGACCATTCGACTCAGCTCGAGCTCGCCATCTGGGCGATCCCGCTGCTGATCATCATCTGTCTGGGCGCGGTGACCTGGGTCGGCACGCATCTGCTCGACCCCTATCGCCCGCTCGCCCGCACCGCGCCCGGACAGGCGGTGACTGCAAAGGACAAGCCGCTCGAGGTGCAGGTCGTGGCACTGCACTGGAAATGGCTGTTCATCTATCCCGAACAGGGCGTGGCGACGGTGAACGAGCTGGCCGTGCCCGAAGGCCGCCCGCTCAAGTTCCGCATTTCCTCCTCCTCGGTGATGAACAGCTTCTATGTCCCCGCCATGGCCGGGCAGATCTATGCGATGCCCGGCATGGAGACGAAGCTGCACGCGGTGTTCAACAAAACCGGCAATTTCGAGGGATTTTCCGCCAATTATTCGGGCGCGGGCTTTTCGAACATGCGCTTTGGCGTGCGCAGCATGACGGCGCAGGGCTTCGAGCAATGGGCCGCCAAGGCGCGCAAGGCCGGCCAGACGCTCGACCGCGCCGCCTATCTCAAGCTCGAACGCCCGAGCGAGAAGGAGCCGGTGCGCCGCTATGCCAGCGTAGAGGCCGATCTGTTCGACCGCATCGTCAACCTGTGCGCAGAGCCGGGCAAGATGTGCATGCACGACATGATGGCGATCGACGCGCGTGGCGGCATGGGCCTGGCTGGCCTGCACAATGTGCGCCAGCTGTCCTATGACAAGTTCGCCGCACGCGGCACCGGCGAGACCGCCAGCGACCGCTATATCGCCGAAAACTGCACCAATCCCGAGCTGCTCGGTGCCAGCCTGGCCCGGATCGAGGATCGTGTCATCGACCTCGCCACCCTGACCGGAGCAGGCCTTCCCCGTCCTGGCGGACCGCGCTTCCGCACGCGCACCGCCACCCCCAAGCCGGCCGAACTGACCCAGGTCAGCAATATGGACCCCGCATCATGA
- the cyoB gene encoding cytochrome o ubiquinol oxidase subunit I, giving the protein MTANAVPSTSAAEPSFLLGKLSWNSLPHDPIVLSTMVVVIIGGIGLFALVTRYRLWGYLWKEWFTTVDHKKIGIMYMILGLVMFLRGFADAIMMRLQQVMAFGGSEGYLNSHHYDQIFTAHGVIMIFFVAMPFITGLMNYVVPLQIGARDVSFPFLNNFSFWMTTSGAVLTMASLFVGEFAATGWLAYPPLSGIAYSPSVGVDYYIWALQIAGVGTTLSGINLIVTILKMRAPGMGLMKMPVFTWTSLCANILIVASFPVLTAVLALLTLDRYVGTNFFTNDFGGSSMMYVNLIWIWGHPEVYILILPLFGVFSEVTSTFSGKKLFGYTSMVYATIVITILSYVVWLHHFFTMGSGASVNSFFGITTMVISIPTGAKLFNWLFTMYRGRIRYELPMMWTVAFMLTFTIGGMTGVLLAVPPADFVLHNSLFLIAHFHNVIIGGVLFGIFAAINYWWPKAFGFKLDPFWGKVSFWCWVPGFWVAFAPLYVLGLMGVTRRMRVFDDPSLQIWFAIAAVGAFMIAAGIAAMLIQFAVSIWKREALAETTGDPWNGRTLEWATSSPPPDYNFAFTPRIHALDAWYDMKAAGVEHPADGYKDIHMPSNTGAGIILAGISTVCGFALVWHIWWLAGASFAALIATAIIHTFNYKRDFHIPAAEVAATEAKRARLLASAGA; this is encoded by the coding sequence ATGACCGCGAACGCCGTCCCCTCGACCTCCGCTGCCGAGCCGAGCTTCCTGCTCGGCAAGCTCTCGTGGAATTCGCTGCCGCACGACCCCATCGTGCTCTCGACGATGGTTGTCGTCATCATCGGCGGCATCGGCCTGTTCGCGCTGGTCACGCGCTACAGATTGTGGGGCTATCTGTGGAAGGAGTGGTTCACCACCGTCGACCACAAGAAGATCGGGATCATGTACATGATCCTGGGCCTCGTCATGTTCCTGCGCGGCTTTGCCGATGCGATCATGATGCGGCTGCAGCAGGTCATGGCGTTCGGCGGGTCCGAAGGTTATCTGAATTCGCACCATTACGACCAGATCTTCACCGCGCATGGCGTGATCATGATCTTCTTCGTGGCGATGCCGTTCATCACGGGCCTCATGAACTATGTCGTGCCGCTGCAGATCGGCGCGCGCGACGTCTCCTTCCCATTCCTCAACAATTTCAGCTTCTGGATGACCACATCGGGCGCGGTGCTGACCATGGCATCGCTGTTCGTCGGCGAATTCGCCGCGACCGGATGGCTCGCCTATCCACCACTATCGGGCATCGCCTACAGCCCCAGCGTCGGGGTGGATTACTATATCTGGGCGCTGCAGATCGCGGGCGTCGGCACGACCCTGTCGGGCATCAACCTGATCGTCACGATCCTCAAGATGCGCGCGCCGGGCATGGGCCTGATGAAGATGCCGGTGTTCACCTGGACGTCCTTGTGCGCCAACATCCTGATCGTGGCGAGCTTCCCGGTGCTCACCGCCGTGCTCGCGCTGCTGACGCTCGACCGCTATGTCGGCACCAATTTCTTCACCAACGACTTTGGCGGGTCGTCGATGATGTACGTCAACCTGATCTGGATCTGGGGCCACCCGGAGGTGTACATCCTCATCCTGCCGCTGTTCGGCGTGTTCAGCGAGGTCACCTCGACCTTCTCGGGCAAGAAGCTCTTCGGCTATACCTCGATGGTCTATGCGACGATCGTGATCACGATCCTGAGCTATGTCGTGTGGCTGCACCACTTCTTCACCATGGGCTCGGGCGCGTCGGTCAACAGCTTCTTCGGCATCACCACGATGGTGATCTCGATCCCGACGGGCGCCAAGCTGTTCAACTGGCTGTTCACCATGTACCGCGGCCGCATCCGCTACGAGCTGCCGATGATGTGGACGGTGGCGTTCATGCTCACCTTCACCATCGGCGGCATGACCGGCGTGCTGCTCGCGGTGCCGCCTGCCGATTTCGTGCTGCACAACTCGCTGTTCCTGATCGCGCATTTCCATAACGTGATCATCGGCGGCGTGCTGTTCGGCATCTTCGCGGCGATCAACTACTGGTGGCCCAAGGCGTTCGGCTTCAAGCTCGATCCGTTCTGGGGCAAGGTCAGCTTCTGGTGCTGGGTCCCCGGCTTCTGGGTCGCGTTTGCGCCGCTCTATGTTCTGGGCCTGATGGGCGTCACGCGCCGCATGCGGGTGTTCGATGACCCCAGCTTGCAGATCTGGTTCGCCATCGCCGCTGTCGGCGCATTCATGATCGCCGCCGGGATCGCCGCGATGCTCATCCAGTTCGCGGTCAGCATCTGGAAGCGCGAGGCGCTCGCCGAGACGACGGGCGACCCGTGGAACGGCCGCACGCTCGAATGGGCGACCAGCTCGCCCCCGCCCGACTATAATTTCGCCTTCACTCCGCGTATCCATGCGCTCGATGCCTGGTACGACATGAAGGCGGCGGGCGTGGAGCACCCTGCCGATGGCTACAAGGACATCCACATGCCGAGCAACACCGGCGCGGGGATCATCCTGGCGGGCATCAGCACCGTGTGCGGCTTTGCCCTGGTGTGGCATATCTGGTGGCTGGCGGGCGCGAGTTTTGCGGCGCTGATCGCCACCGCGATCATCCACACCTTCAACTACAAGCGCGATTTCCACATCCCGGCAGCCGAGGTCGCCGCGACCGAAGCGAAGCGGGCGCGCCTGCTCGCCAGCGCGGGAGCCTGA